The sequence below is a genomic window from Myxococcus guangdongensis.
AGCCGTAGGCGCAGACACGGCCGAGGTCGTTGCGCTCCAGGTCCACGAGCATGGCGTGCTCGGCGCGCTCCTTCTCGCTGGTGCGCAGCTCCTGGACGAAGCGGGCGTCCTCCTCGGGGGTGCCTCGGCGGCGGGTGCCGGCGATGGGGCGGGTGATGGCGCGTCCGTGCTCGACGCGGACCAGCCGCTCGGGGGAGGCGCTCACGACGTGGAAGCCGTCTTCCTCGAGGTAGCTGGCGAAGTGGACGGGGTTGGTGGCGGACAGGGTCTCGTAGAGCGCGAGGGGCTCGCCGGGGAAGTCGACCTCGAGGCGTTGGGAGAGGTTGACCTGATACGTGTCTCCGGCGCGGATGTACTCGCGCACGCGCTCCACCGCGTCCAGGTAGTTCTGCTGTGTGAAGTTGGAGCGCGGCTCCGCGAGGGGCGCGTCGGGAGGAGGTGGCGCGGGAGGAGGGGTGGGCGCGGCCTGGCGCACGACGGACTCGAGGGTGTCCAGACGTCGCTGGCAGTCCTCCCAGTCCGAGCCGGTGGCGATGGCGAGCAGGTGTCCTTCGAGATGGTCCACCGCGAGGAATGTGTCCACGAAGGACAGGGCGATGTCTGGTAGTTCCAGGTCATCGCGAGGGTGGACGGGGAGCTTCTCGAAGTAGTGGTTGGCCTCGTAGGCGAAGAAGCCGACGGCGCCGCCGAGGAAGAGCGGGAGCCCGTCGATGCGGGGGCCGCGCCACCGACGGAACAGGGCTCGCAGTGTGTCGAGCGGAGGAGTCGGCTGGGGCACGTCGTCGAGGGAGCACCGGGGGCCCTTGGCGACGAACCGGAGGAAAGGGCTCGCGCCGAGGAACGAGTAGCGTCCCTCTTCACTGACGCGGGTGCTCTCGAGGAGGAAGCGGTGGTGTGGAGGGAGGGCGCGCAGCAGGTCCACGGGCCGCAGCGCACCGATGTCCCACCGTCGATACGCGGGGACCTGGTTGAAGCCCTGGGCCACGAGCGCATCGAAGCGCTCGCGGTCCAACGGTGGCGGAAGCGGCCGGGTGCTCATTCCGGGGGCTTCCTAGCAGGAAGTCCCGGAACGGGCATCCGGCGGTGGTTCAGGACGTTCCAGTGTTCTTGGTGTCGCTCGCCTGGGCCTCGCGTGACTTGCGCGCGTACAGGAGGATTTCGTCCTCGGAGAGCTGGTTCGTGCTGATGGCCGAGCGGTCCGCCTTGAGCTGCTGCACTTTGCCCTCGCGCAGGACGTGGAACTGGCCCGCCTTCTGTCCGGGGAGCTTGGCGTCGGCGTCGACGCGCGCCTCGGTGAACATGGGCTGGAGCTTCCTGAGGGCGTTGTCCTCCTTCACCCGACCCACGCACCACATGCGCACGTTCTCCCGGCACTTGTAGTCGAAGTCACCCGGGCTCTGCGTGGCGAGCATGATGCCCAGGCCCGCGGAGCGCGCGCGCTTGAGGAGGCTCTCCATCGGCTCCTTGGTCGCGGGCTTGCTCGTCGCGGGCAGATACATGTCCGCTTCGTCGAAGAGAATCACAGCCTGGAGCTTCGGCGACGGGTGCTGGCTGGCCCAACGGTGGGTCTCCAGGAGGAGCTGCGACACCCAGAAGAGGATGCGCGAGTTGTCCCCGAGGAACTTGGTGCTGATGATGCTCAA
It includes:
- a CDS encoding anthranilate synthase component I family protein, which encodes MSTRPLPPPLDRERFDALVAQGFNQVPAYRRWDIGALRPVDLLRALPPHHRFLLESTRVSEEGRYSFLGASPFLRFVAKGPRCSLDDVPQPTPPLDTLRALFRRWRGPRIDGLPLFLGGAVGFFAYEANHYFEKLPVHPRDDLELPDIALSFVDTFLAVDHLEGHLLAIATGSDWEDCQRRLDTLESVVRQAAPTPPPAPPPPDAPLAEPRSNFTQQNYLDAVERVREYIRAGDTYQVNLSQRLEVDFPGEPLALYETLSATNPVHFASYLEEDGFHVVSASPERLVRVEHGRAITRPIAGTRRRGTPEEDARFVQELRTSEKERAEHAMLVDLERNDLGRVCAYGSVEVTKLMEIVEYAHVLHIESEVTGQLTPDTEPLDVVGALFPGGTITGVPKIRTMQLITELEPHARGLYTGSLGYVSFSGDLDLNIVIRTLLVKNGRAYAQVGGGIVHDSQPRQEFKETLNKARSQLLALRASGATR